Proteins encoded within one genomic window of Synechococcus sp. PCC 7335:
- a CDS encoding transposase: MLSVNCLSRHSLVPQSDSGSYPYTGNLGKVENGIVSVNAYGVIDNTTFSLTFEVYKPKARLKADKCHVTKPKIAAAMVQWLCDFGFEFELVLADSEYGESGR; this comes from the coding sequence ATGTTGAGCGTCAATTGTCTTAGTAGGCATTCCCTAGTGCCGCAAAGCGACTCGGGGTCCTACCCCTATACTGGCAACCTCGGCAAGGTAGAAAACGGTATCGTCTCAGTCAATGCCTACGGCGTGATAGACAACACAACGTTTTCACTCACGTTCGAGGTCTACAAACCCAAAGCACGACTGAAGGCAGACAAGTGCCACGTCACCAAACCAAAGATAGCAGCGGCAATGGTTCAATGGCTGTGTGATTTTGGTTTCGAGTTTGAGTTAGTGCTGGCCGATAGCGAGTATGGAGAGAGTGGCAGATAG
- a CDS encoding transposase, with translation MNGLPNAQSLQQFLVHSPWQAKQLREWRLELILKVLKGRKLTLVIDGTGDRKKGRTTDYVERQLS, from the coding sequence GTGAACGGACTACCTAATGCTCAGTCGCTACAACAGTTTCTTGTCCATTCGCCGTGGCAGGCTAAACAACTGAGAGAGTGGCGTTTAGAACTCATACTGAAGGTGTTGAAAGGTCGCAAGCTGACGCTAGTGATAGACGGCACTGGCGACCGCAAGAAAGGGCGTACGACTGACTATGTTGAGCGTCAATTGTCTTAG
- a CDS encoding NYN domain-containing protein has protein sequence MKISDTNSAKTEVTPQSDMRKADERNSRDANQNEMFNHKADAIDSSVVRAETELEVGVDEFALVPSTSLAPAPSKEITAQSSDKPSSTDVARKARSRRKIISKPSTPSRPPSSDFSSKRSSDSASSPEPPKTSSRKRARDTTANSLKLDRKTSKSQPNLSENSQAVVQSNDLITIFIDGSNLFYAASHLNIEVDYRRLLTSLVRGRRLLRAYFYTGVDPQNEKQRGFLLWLNRHGHRVVSKELTNLPDGSRKANMHVEMAVDMMRISEYCSNITLLGGDGNLAYALQVLSQRGTFIEVVSLQSMTSDSLIDIADSYTDLADLRDRIKR, from the coding sequence TTGAAGATATCTGATACTAACTCAGCCAAAACAGAGGTAACGCCTCAGTCTGACATGAGAAAAGCTGACGAGCGCAACAGTCGTGATGCCAACCAAAATGAGATGTTCAACCACAAGGCTGATGCTATCGACAGCTCTGTGGTAAGGGCCGAAACTGAGTTGGAGGTCGGTGTTGACGAATTCGCCTTAGTGCCCTCTACCTCTTTAGCCCCTGCTCCTTCAAAGGAAATCACTGCTCAATCCTCTGACAAGCCATCAAGCACAGATGTAGCCAGAAAGGCCCGCTCTAGAAGAAAGATTATTAGTAAACCGAGTACTCCCTCTCGACCTCCATCGTCTGATTTCTCTTCTAAGCGGAGTAGCGATAGCGCTTCTTCGCCTGAGCCCCCCAAAACATCAAGTAGAAAAAGGGCTCGTGATACTACCGCCAACTCCCTTAAATTAGATAGAAAGACCAGCAAGTCTCAACCTAACCTGTCAGAGAATTCTCAAGCTGTGGTCCAAAGTAACGATCTCATTACCATCTTTATTGATGGCTCCAACCTCTTCTATGCAGCTTCTCATCTAAACATAGAAGTAGACTACCGGCGTCTCCTAACCTCTTTGGTCAGAGGTCGTCGTCTGCTAAGAGCGTATTTCTATACAGGCGTGGATCCTCAAAATGAAAAGCAGCGTGGTTTTTTGCTATGGCTAAACCGCCATGGTCATCGCGTCGTCAGTAAAGAACTCACTAATCTACCCGACGGCTCTCGTAAGGCAAATATGCATGTAGAGATGGCTGTCGACATGATGCGTATTTCAGAGTATTGCTCAAACATCACATTGCTAGGTGGTGATGGTAACCTAGCCTACGCTCTACAGGTGTTAAGTCAGCGCGGTACATTCATTGAGGTCGTTAGCCTACAGTCTATGACAAGCGATAGCTTAATTGACATAGCTGACTCGTATACAGACTTGGCGGATCTACGTGATCGGATCAAGCGTTAA
- a CDS encoding ATP-dependent DNA ligase, with translation MRRFTQLFLDVDATTSTNAKVNAIQQYFHDESPRNAIWALYLLMSKTRKRLITSRVLREIFLQISEIPEWLFEESASHVGDTAETIALLLRDTPIESTGTSTAGGETPLYEWMESVIPQVKEIKDEQSDRLKHLVIDWWANLQDDEIFVLNKVLTGAFRMGASAKLVIKALAAEYGLSEAVLTHRLMGNIETTSEFYQALIDPDETDASPSRPYPFFLAAPIDVEKFATEPMDHWQAEWKWDGIRAQLIYRQNQLFTWSRGEDLITHQFPEFEAAIGVMPEGTVLDGEIVCWDGEKPLDFNFLQKRLGRKRVTKKLMAENPVHFIAYDLLEKAGKDIREMPLQARRAAMTDLLDRHPTEVISYAKPLTFKTFEALEDWRSQSRDQGAEGLMLKALDSPYLVGRKRGYWWKHKVDPMTLDAVMIYAQAGTGKRSNLFTDYTFALWKGDTLVPFTKAYSGLDNAEIEKLDRWIRRHTTEKFGPVRSVEPFHVFEIGFEGIAESKRHKSGIAVRFPRILRWRTDKPMAEADTLESAIALLDNRVLTSSNASTK, from the coding sequence ATGAGACGATTTACACAGCTGTTTTTAGATGTAGATGCCACCACGTCGACGAACGCAAAAGTGAACGCTATCCAGCAGTACTTTCATGACGAGAGTCCGAGAAATGCCATATGGGCGCTTTACCTGCTGATGAGCAAAACTCGCAAACGGCTGATCACCTCTCGGGTGCTGCGCGAGATATTTTTACAGATCTCAGAGATACCAGAATGGCTGTTTGAAGAGAGTGCGTCGCATGTAGGAGATACCGCAGAAACGATCGCGTTACTACTACGTGATACCCCGATCGAATCAACGGGAACTTCAACAGCCGGAGGCGAGACCCCTTTATACGAGTGGATGGAATCGGTAATTCCCCAGGTAAAGGAGATCAAGGACGAGCAAAGCGATCGCCTCAAGCATCTAGTCATTGACTGGTGGGCCAATTTACAAGATGACGAAATTTTTGTGCTGAACAAGGTACTCACCGGTGCTTTTCGAATGGGGGCAAGTGCAAAGCTAGTGATCAAAGCGCTAGCAGCGGAGTATGGATTGAGCGAGGCGGTATTAACTCACCGGCTGATGGGCAACATTGAGACGACTAGCGAGTTCTATCAAGCTTTGATCGATCCGGATGAAACAGATGCGAGTCCAAGCCGACCTTATCCCTTCTTTCTCGCAGCGCCCATTGATGTTGAGAAGTTTGCTACTGAGCCGATGGACCACTGGCAGGCAGAGTGGAAATGGGATGGTATTCGTGCGCAGCTTATCTACCGGCAAAATCAGCTATTTACCTGGTCGCGTGGAGAGGACTTGATTACCCATCAGTTTCCTGAATTTGAGGCGGCAATCGGTGTGATGCCTGAGGGAACCGTGTTAGACGGAGAGATTGTCTGTTGGGACGGTGAAAAACCGCTGGACTTTAACTTTTTGCAGAAGCGGCTTGGGCGAAAGCGGGTGACCAAAAAGCTAATGGCAGAAAACCCGGTACACTTCATTGCTTACGACTTACTAGAAAAGGCGGGTAAGGATATTCGAGAGATGCCTTTGCAAGCAAGACGAGCAGCAATGACAGACCTACTCGATCGGCATCCGACTGAGGTCATTAGCTATGCAAAGCCGCTGACGTTCAAAACGTTTGAGGCATTAGAAGATTGGCGATCGCAATCGAGAGATCAGGGCGCAGAAGGTCTAATGCTAAAAGCGCTAGACAGTCCTTACTTAGTTGGTAGGAAGCGCGGCTACTGGTGGAAGCACAAAGTGGATCCAATGACATTAGATGCCGTGATGATTTATGCCCAGGCAGGCACTGGTAAGCGCTCTAACCTTTTTACTGATTACACATTTGCGCTGTGGAAAGGCGATACGCTAGTGCCCTTTACCAAAGCCTATTCTGGTCTAGACAATGCTGAAATTGAAAAACTAGACCGATGGATTCGCCGACATACGACTGAAAAGTTTGGCCCTGTGCGTTCGGTCGAGCCGTTCCATGTCTTTGAGATTGGCTTTGAGGGTATTGCCGAATCGAAGCGGCATAAGTCGGGAATTGCCGTACGGTTTCCTAGAATTTTGCGCTGGCGTACAGATAAACCAATGGCAGAAGCGGATACGTTAGAGAGTGCGATCGCGTTGCTAGACAACCGGGTTTTGACTTCATCGAACGCTTCTACGAAATAA
- a CDS encoding IS630 family transposase (programmed frameshift) has product MDKAFVRETAAVDKVEQIAELKAFIRKERDARQVKKALAVKLLYEGHGYQGVVDVLNVSLGAISEWKQLYEASGLAGFVPQHKGKKSFLSGAEKAAVLAWLGSKRIWTLGELESHLAEDYDVVYASKQSYYDLFESAGITWKKTSKVNPKGDAEAVAGKKADIERCLAHYRDEIGRGQLRVLFMDECHLMSADLEGYVWGTRGQRVEVPIVNERDRQTYYGALDLLSKRVLFGAYGAGNTANTIAYLRYLQVQFPQQRLLLLWDGASYHRAHEIRDFLARTNDGLPASQWPIHCIQFAPNDPTQNPIEDVWLQAKNSVRRLAGLKPSFKGVKFLFEQFLSLEVFDFPKMHMYGSFSQII; this is encoded by the exons ATGGATAAGGCGTTTGTTCGAGAGACTGCGGCTGTTGATAAAGTTGAGCAGATAGCCGAGCTCAAAGCGTTCATCCGTAAGGAACGAGATGCGCGTCAGGTGAAGAAGGCGCTGGCGGTCAAACTGTTGTACGAAGGGCACGGCTATCAAGGCGTCGTCGATGTTCTGAATGTATCGCTCGGCGCTATCAGCGAATGGAAGCAGTTGTACGAAGCGTCCGGGCTAGCTGGGTTTGTTCCCCAGCACAAGGGCAAGAAGAGCTTTCTAAGTGGTGCTGAGAAAGCAGCGGTGCTGGCTTGGCTAGGTAGCAAACGTATCTGGACGCTCGGCGAGCTAGAGAGTCATCTGGCAGAAGACTACGATGTGGTCTATGCCTCGAAACAGAGCTACTACGACCTGTTCGAGTCAGCGGGTATCACCTGGAAGAAGACAAGCAAAGTCAACCCGAAGGGCGATGCTGAGGCGGTGGCGG GCAAAAAAGCCGACATCGAGCGCTGCTTGGCGCACTACCGAGACGAGATAGGGCGTGGGCAGCTCAGAGTGCTGTTCATGGATGAATGTCACCTGATGAGTGCTGACCTGGAAGGCTACGTTTGGGGTACTAGAGGTCAGCGCGTCGAGGTGCCGATTGTGAACGAACGCGACCGGCAAACTTACTACGGTGCGCTCGACTTGCTGAGCAAGCGCGTGTTGTTTGGGGCTTACGGCGCTGGCAACACGGCTAACACCATCGCCTACTTGCGGTACTTACAAGTGCAGTTCCCACAGCAAAGACTACTGTTGCTATGGGATGGGGCGAGCTACCATAGAGCTCATGAGATTCGAGACTTCCTAGCACGGACCAACGACGGCCTACCAGCGTCGCAGTGGCCGATTCACTGCATTCAGTTTGCGCCCAACGACCCGACTCAGAATCCGATTGAAGATGTTTGGCTACAGGCAAAGAACAGTGTGCGACGATTGGCAGGACTGAAGCCATCATTCAAAGGCGTCAAGTTCTTGTTCGAGCAATTCTTGTCGCTGGAAGTCTTCGACTTTCCCAAGATGCACATGTACGGCTCGTTTTCACAAATCATCTAG
- a CDS encoding isopenicillin N synthase family oxygenase: MTAQTIPVLDLKDFSSEDGSGKREAFVLALGEALCDLGFFILVNHGIEQRLIDTAYGAAEAFFALPESTKAQYAIAQMKGQRGFTQFGKEHAKNSTAPDLKEFWHLGRERPTAHPVGYPNNLWPKEVPQFRPTMTALFDQLETCACQLMQACAQYLQQPESFFSKQVTEGQTILRIIHYPPIPADAIPASQRAAPHEDINLITLLCEATTPGLELLQSNGEWLPVHSAPGEIIVDTGDMLQSLSNGLLKSTTHRVTNPTSSRDRRFSMPFFVHPRPDFDLTPLSSCIERTGGNQLFPAQTAEEYLQQRLKEIGLA; this comes from the coding sequence ATGACTGCTCAAACCATTCCCGTTTTAGACCTCAAGGATTTCAGTTCAGAAGATGGCAGCGGTAAGCGCGAGGCCTTTGTTTTAGCCTTGGGGGAGGCGCTCTGCGATCTAGGTTTCTTCATCCTAGTCAATCATGGTATAGAGCAGCGCTTGATCGATACAGCCTACGGTGCGGCGGAGGCTTTTTTCGCGCTGCCTGAATCAACAAAGGCACAATATGCGATCGCTCAGATGAAAGGTCAGCGCGGGTTCACTCAGTTTGGTAAAGAACATGCCAAAAACAGTACCGCTCCTGATCTTAAAGAGTTTTGGCACCTGGGCAGAGAGCGACCTACCGCTCACCCTGTTGGATATCCGAACAATCTATGGCCCAAAGAAGTCCCACAGTTTCGACCCACTATGACGGCTCTATTCGACCAGCTCGAAACCTGTGCCTGTCAGCTTATGCAGGCTTGCGCTCAATACCTACAGCAGCCTGAAAGTTTCTTTTCCAAGCAAGTAACCGAAGGCCAAACTATTCTGCGAATCATTCACTACCCCCCTATCCCAGCGGATGCTATTCCGGCTAGCCAGCGCGCTGCTCCTCACGAAGATATCAACTTAATCACCCTGCTGTGCGAAGCGACAACGCCTGGACTAGAGTTACTTCAATCGAACGGAGAATGGCTGCCCGTACATAGTGCGCCTGGAGAGATCATCGTTGATACGGGTGATATGCTGCAGTCACTGAGCAACGGTCTTCTCAAAAGCACCACTCATCGCGTGACTAATCCGACTAGCAGCCGCGATCGCCGCTTTTCGATGCCCTTTTTTGTTCACCCTCGCCCAGATTTTGATCTCACACCACTTTCTAGCTGTATCGAAAGAACTGGCGGCAACCAACTCTTTCCAGCTCAAACTGCCGAAGAATATTTGCAACAGAGATTGAAGGAGATTGGCCTAGCCTAA
- a CDS encoding FTR1 family protein has translation MDFSSAIPTFVVTLREGVEAALVVGIVLACLNKANRTELNRWVYAGVAAGIAGSVLIGIFLGLTLVQVQYTAPALQGLLKPLLGVLFGSVAIVMLSWMLIWMTQQARNMKGEVEGSLKNALADSEGANISVFSLVCIAVLREGFETVLFLFSNLEQSLAGISGAIAGLSGAFLIGIALFKFGVRINLKLFFQTMGVFLLLIVAGLVVSVFKNLDAAFTAISMLKPELDLCISNQSCILGPQLWDASGFLPDKRFPGILLKTLLGYRDHIYLLQAIAYASFLIGVGSRYFRSLGILDQSRQIERATNQ, from the coding sequence ATGGATTTCTCCTCAGCTATTCCTACCTTCGTAGTCACGCTTAGAGAAGGTGTAGAAGCAGCCCTAGTTGTCGGCATTGTCCTTGCTTGCCTGAACAAAGCAAACCGTACCGAACTGAACAGGTGGGTATACGCAGGCGTAGCCGCGGGTATTGCAGGTAGCGTATTGATCGGTATTTTCCTAGGCCTTACCCTGGTGCAGGTACAATACACTGCCCCTGCCCTTCAAGGATTGCTTAAGCCATTACTAGGCGTTCTTTTTGGTAGCGTAGCTATTGTCATGCTGAGCTGGATGCTGATCTGGATGACGCAGCAAGCTAGGAATATGAAAGGAGAAGTAGAAGGATCTTTGAAAAATGCTTTAGCTGACTCAGAAGGGGCAAATATTAGCGTCTTTAGCCTGGTATGTATTGCGGTATTGCGCGAAGGCTTCGAGACTGTTCTTTTTCTATTTAGTAACTTAGAGCAAAGCCTAGCTGGCATCAGCGGCGCTATAGCTGGCCTTAGTGGCGCGTTCTTGATCGGCATTGCCCTCTTTAAATTTGGCGTGCGGATTAACCTCAAACTATTCTTTCAAACAATGGGTGTTTTTCTGTTGTTGATCGTGGCCGGACTAGTCGTCTCCGTCTTCAAGAACCTAGACGCTGCCTTCACGGCCATTAGCATGCTCAAGCCCGAACTAGATTTGTGTATCAGCAATCAATCGTGCATCCTAGGTCCGCAGTTATGGGATGCCAGTGGATTCTTACCTGACAAACGCTTTCCTGGTATCTTGCTCAAAACGCTATTGGGCTATCGCGATCACATCTATTTACTACAGGCGATCGCCTACGCCAGCTTCTTAATAGGTGTAGGCAGTCGCTACTTCCGTAGCCTTGGCATCCTCGACCAATCTCGTCAGATTGAGCGAGCAACTAATCAGTGA
- the ilvC gene encoding ketol-acid reductoisomerase: MAKMYYDSDANLDLLNGKTVAIIGYGSQGHAHALNLKDSGVNVVVGLYEGSRSKAKAEAEGLAVKSVADAAKVADLIMILLPDEVQRSVYKESIEPGLEAGNVLAFAHGFNINFAQIVPPEDVDVVMAAPKGPGHLVRRTYEQGQGVPALFAVYQDASGQARDLAMAYAKGIGGTRAGILETTFREETETDLFGEQAVLCGGLSELIKAGFETLTEAGYQPELAYFECLHEVKLIVDLIVEGGLAKMRDSISNTAEYGDYTRGPRVITADTKATMKQILKEIQTGQFAREFVLEAQSGNAGFNATRRIEAEHPIEEVGKDLRAMFSWLKKV; the protein is encoded by the coding sequence ATGGCCAAAATGTATTACGACAGCGATGCCAACCTCGATTTGCTCAATGGCAAGACGGTGGCCATTATCGGCTATGGCTCGCAAGGCCATGCCCACGCCCTCAACCTCAAAGACAGCGGTGTGAATGTGGTGGTTGGTCTCTATGAGGGCAGTCGCTCGAAGGCTAAAGCTGAGGCTGAAGGGCTTGCGGTCAAATCAGTTGCTGATGCGGCAAAAGTCGCCGACTTGATAATGATTCTGCTGCCGGACGAAGTGCAGCGCAGCGTCTACAAGGAAAGCATCGAGCCTGGCCTAGAAGCTGGAAACGTGTTGGCGTTTGCGCATGGTTTTAATATCAACTTTGCCCAAATTGTTCCTCCTGAAGATGTAGACGTAGTAATGGCTGCGCCTAAAGGCCCTGGCCATTTGGTTCGCCGCACTTATGAACAAGGCCAAGGTGTTCCAGCACTATTTGCGGTGTATCAGGATGCGTCTGGTCAAGCTCGCGATTTGGCGATGGCCTATGCCAAAGGAATCGGCGGCACCCGCGCTGGTATCTTAGAAACTACATTTCGCGAAGAAACCGAAACAGATCTTTTTGGTGAGCAGGCAGTACTCTGTGGCGGCCTCAGTGAACTCATCAAGGCAGGGTTTGAGACCTTGACTGAAGCCGGATATCAGCCCGAACTTGCTTACTTCGAATGCTTACACGAGGTCAAGCTAATTGTAGATTTGATCGTTGAAGGGGGTCTAGCCAAGATGCGCGATAGCATCTCTAATACCGCTGAATACGGCGACTATACGCGGGGGCCTCGGGTAATCACCGCAGATACTAAAGCAACTATGAAACAGATCTTGAAGGAGATTCAGACTGGACAGTTTGCGCGCGAGTTTGTACTGGAGGCTCAATCTGGTAATGCTGGATTTAATGCCACCCGGCGGATCGAAGCTGAGCATCCAATCGAGGAAGTCGGCAAGGACTTGCGAGCAATGTTTAGCTGGCTAAAAAAGGTTTAG
- a CDS encoding RNA methyltransferase: MNEPGKQKRSVRQRADQIKEYRCKNLIAVIENPNDIKNIGTIIRNVNALGVEKAYIVDPKKALPDDWQEMREKRALSKTSVSAIKWSFVKRFDSTAACIDHLEQNRFVSIVTSPHLKGRKNAVLDEADYTIYTKLAVWFGNESMGISDLAVEHSDLCVSIPMFGMIESLNLGTTSGIVLYEITKQRREYQHQYRWRNNRGPKLNNERSLDHSI, translated from the coding sequence ATGAATGAACCAGGCAAGCAGAAGCGTTCTGTCCGACAGCGTGCGGACCAGATCAAAGAGTACAGATGTAAGAATTTGATCGCGGTGATTGAAAACCCGAACGATATCAAAAACATCGGTACTATTATCAGGAACGTGAACGCGCTTGGTGTAGAGAAGGCTTATATCGTGGACCCAAAGAAAGCGTTGCCTGATGATTGGCAAGAAATGCGGGAGAAGAGGGCGCTTTCTAAAACATCTGTCTCTGCAATCAAGTGGAGCTTCGTTAAGCGCTTTGACAGTACCGCAGCCTGTATTGATCACCTAGAACAAAATCGTTTTGTCTCTATCGTTACCTCTCCACATCTGAAGGGCAGAAAAAACGCTGTCCTAGATGAGGCTGACTATACGATATATACCAAGCTAGCTGTGTGGTTTGGGAATGAGTCTATGGGGATTAGCGATCTAGCTGTAGAGCACAGTGACCTGTGTGTAAGCATTCCTATGTTTGGCATGATAGAGAGCCTTAACTTAGGCACCACATCCGGAATAGTTTTGTACGAGATCACAAAGCAGCGCCGGGAATATCAACATCAATATCGCTGGAGAAACAACCGGGGCCCGAAGCTCAATAACGAGCGATCGCTTGATCATTCCATCTAA